The following are encoded in a window of Pseudomonas multiresinivorans genomic DNA:
- a CDS encoding YdcF family protein, with amino-acid sequence MPIRFILKQIFMPPGLLLLLLFLGFVLRRRYPRFSVFCFFSGFLGLLVMSLPVTVEWGARQLEQQDALKPAEWAGLAQRADVIVVLGAGRVRGDRAWDEDQPGLMARERIRYAARLAKVSGLPVLTSGGLHYGTPPSEARIMAQSLLDDYGVPVRWEEGRSRTTWENARFSAEMLREAGIRRVILVTSAIHMPRSIWSFEKAGLEVLPAPSGYIGTDDAVPMGGWLPEGRAIWQSGQLLNEAIGLVGYRLFYR; translated from the coding sequence ATGCCGATCCGCTTCATCCTCAAACAAATTTTCATGCCGCCGGGACTGCTGCTTTTGCTGCTGTTCCTGGGCTTTGTCCTGCGCCGGCGCTACCCGCGCTTCTCGGTGTTCTGTTTCTTTTCCGGTTTCCTCGGATTACTGGTAATGAGCCTGCCGGTGACGGTGGAATGGGGCGCACGCCAGCTGGAGCAGCAGGACGCACTCAAGCCAGCGGAATGGGCAGGTTTGGCGCAGCGTGCGGACGTCATCGTGGTATTGGGTGCGGGCCGGGTACGCGGGGATCGCGCCTGGGACGAGGATCAGCCCGGCCTGATGGCCCGCGAGCGTATTCGCTACGCGGCTCGCCTGGCCAAGGTCAGCGGCCTGCCGGTGCTGACCTCCGGCGGCCTGCATTACGGCACGCCGCCTTCCGAGGCGCGGATCATGGCGCAGAGCCTGCTGGACGATTACGGCGTGCCGGTGCGCTGGGAGGAGGGACGCAGCCGCACGACCTGGGAAAATGCGCGGTTCAGCGCCGAGATGCTGCGCGAGGCGGGCATCAGGCGGGTAATCCTGGTCACCAGCGCCATTCACATGCCGCGTTCGATCTGGAGCTTCGAGAAGGCCGGGCTGGAAGTGCTGCCGGCGCCTTCGGGATACATCGGGACCGACGATGCAGTGCCCATGGGTGGCTGGCTGCCGGAGGGGCGAGCGATCTGGCAGAGCGGGCAATTGCTGAACGAGGCGATCGGGCTGGTGGGGTATCGCTTGTTCTATCGATAG
- the lnt gene encoding apolipoprotein N-acyltransferase yields MRWITRPGLPGHLLALAAGALTPLFLAPFGYWPLAVLSLALFYLGLRGTTAGSALWRGWWYGFGAFIAGTSWIYFSIHNFGGASGPLAGFLVAGFSAGVAFFFALPAWVWARFFRRNNAPVSDALAFAALWMVLELFRSWFLTGFPWLYAGYSQLEGPLAGLAPLGGVWLVSFAIALTGALIINIPALTQRPARLVAGLVLLIAPWAVGLAYKGHAWTTPAGAPLKVAALQGNIAQEMKWDPKAITHQLELYRDLTAEQSGVDLIVWPETAVPVLKDQATGYLEMINGVATAKKAALITGVPVREKTADGIRYYNGITVVGEGSGNYLKQKLVPFGEYVPLQDLLRGLITFFDLPMSDFARGPADQPLLKAKGYAVAPYICYEVVYPEFAASLAAQSQLLLTISNDAWFGTSIGPLQHLQMAQMRALEAGRWMVRGTNNGVTALIDPFGKLAVQIPQFQQGVLQGEVVPMQGLTPYLKWRVWPLAILSAVLLVWALVRRRTHPEERRLFG; encoded by the coding sequence ATGCGCTGGATCACCCGCCCCGGCCTGCCAGGCCACCTGCTCGCCCTGGCCGCCGGCGCGCTCACTCCGCTGTTCCTGGCACCGTTTGGCTACTGGCCGCTGGCGGTGCTGTCGCTGGCCCTGTTCTACCTCGGCCTGCGCGGCACCACCGCTGGCTCGGCACTGTGGCGCGGCTGGTGGTACGGCTTCGGCGCCTTCATCGCCGGGACGAGCTGGATCTACTTCAGCATCCACAACTTCGGTGGCGCCTCCGGGCCGTTGGCCGGCTTCCTGGTAGCGGGCTTCAGTGCCGGTGTTGCCTTCTTCTTCGCCCTCCCCGCCTGGGTCTGGGCGCGATTCTTCCGCCGCAACAACGCTCCGGTCAGCGACGCACTGGCCTTCGCCGCGCTGTGGATGGTGCTGGAGCTGTTCCGCAGCTGGTTCCTCACCGGCTTCCCCTGGCTCTACGCCGGCTACAGCCAGCTGGAAGGCCCGCTGGCCGGCCTCGCCCCGCTGGGCGGCGTGTGGCTGGTGTCCTTCGCCATCGCCCTGACCGGCGCGCTGATCATCAACATCCCGGCCCTGACCCAGCGCCCGGCGCGCCTGGTCGCCGGCCTGGTCCTGCTGATCGCCCCCTGGGCCGTCGGCCTGGCTTACAAGGGCCACGCCTGGACCACCCCGGCCGGCGCGCCGCTGAAGGTCGCTGCGCTGCAAGGCAATATCGCTCAGGAAATGAAGTGGGACCCCAAGGCCATCACCCACCAGCTCGAGCTTTACCGCGACCTGACCGCCGAGCAGAGCGGCGTCGACCTGATCGTCTGGCCGGAAACCGCCGTGCCCGTGCTCAAGGACCAGGCCACCGGCTACCTGGAGATGATCAACGGTGTCGCCACCGCCAAGAAGGCCGCGCTCATCACCGGCGTGCCGGTGCGCGAGAAGACTGCGGACGGCATCCGCTACTACAACGGCATCACCGTAGTCGGCGAAGGCAGCGGCAACTACCTCAAGCAGAAGCTGGTGCCCTTCGGCGAGTACGTTCCGCTGCAGGACCTGCTGCGCGGCCTGATCACCTTCTTCGACCTGCCCATGTCCGACTTCGCCCGCGGCCCGGCCGACCAGCCGCTGCTCAAGGCCAAGGGTTATGCCGTGGCGCCGTACATCTGCTACGAAGTGGTCTACCCGGAGTTCGCCGCCAGCCTCGCAGCGCAGAGCCAGCTGCTGCTGACCATCAGCAACGACGCCTGGTTCGGCACCTCCATCGGCCCGCTGCAGCACCTGCAGATGGCGCAGATGCGCGCACTGGAAGCCGGCCGCTGGATGGTGCGCGGCACAAACAACGGTGTGACCGCGCTGATCGACCCGTTCGGCAAGCTGGCGGTGCAGATCCCGCAATTCCAGCAAGGCGTGCTGCAGGGCGAAGTCGTGCCGATGCAGGGCCTGACGCCCTACCTGAAGTGGCGCGTCTGGCCGCTGGCAATCCTCAGCGCCGTGCTGCTGGTCTGGGCGCTGGTGCGCCGTCGCACGCACCCGGAAGAACGCCGACTGTTCGGCTGA